In one Mycobacteroides chelonae genomic region, the following are encoded:
- a CDS encoding YraN family protein has product MTTSTRAQIGSRGEDLAADYLSKDGFTVLDRNWRCRYGELDIIAADGEALVFVEVKTRTGRAFGTPAEAVTHTKLRRLRRLAGIWLAAQDGSWVAVRIDVIEVRLSGSGPAITHIRGVS; this is encoded by the coding sequence ATGACAACCAGCACACGTGCACAGATCGGCAGCCGTGGAGAGGATCTCGCCGCTGATTACCTGAGCAAGGACGGTTTCACGGTCCTCGATCGCAATTGGCGGTGCCGGTACGGAGAATTGGACATCATCGCAGCCGACGGCGAAGCGTTGGTTTTTGTTGAGGTGAAGACACGTACCGGCCGCGCGTTCGGAACACCTGCGGAGGCCGTGACGCACACCAAGTTACGTAGGCTGCGGCGGCTTGCGGGCATCTGGCTGGCGGCGCAGGACGGTTCGTGGGTGGCCGTGCGTATCGATGTCATCGAAGTGCGGTTGAGCGGCTCGGGACCGGCGATCACCCACATCCGCGGGGTGAGCTGA
- the rimM gene encoding ribosome maturation factor RimM (Essential for efficient processing of 16S rRNA), translated as MELVVGRIAKAHGVTGELSVEIRTDDPDERFAVGSVLTGRLPRGGGNREFTVESVREHTGRLLIRLSGVADRDAADALRGTLFTVEAGELPALQDPDEFYDHQLEGLTVRTLEGAIVGTVSEVLHTPGGELLAVKPHNRDQRGEILVPFVSAIVTSISLADKVIEIDPPEGLLDLS; from the coding sequence ATGGAGCTTGTGGTCGGGCGTATCGCCAAGGCGCACGGCGTCACCGGCGAGTTGTCGGTCGAAATCCGTACTGACGATCCAGACGAGCGTTTCGCCGTCGGTTCGGTGCTGACCGGGCGGCTGCCCCGGGGCGGCGGTAATCGTGAATTCACCGTCGAATCGGTACGTGAGCACACCGGAAGGCTGCTGATTAGGCTTTCCGGCGTGGCCGACCGTGACGCGGCAGACGCTTTGCGCGGCACCCTTTTCACGGTTGAGGCCGGCGAGCTTCCTGCGCTTCAAGATCCCGACGAGTTCTACGACCATCAGCTCGAAGGGCTTACGGTGCGGACCCTGGAGGGTGCGATCGTCGGAACCGTTTCCGAGGTGCTGCACACCCCGGGTGGCGAGCTGCTTGCGGTGAAACCTCACAACAGGGACCAGCGCGGCGAGATCCTAGTGCCGTTCGTCTCCGCGATCGTCACGTCGATCTCCTTGGCAGACAAGGTGATCGAGATAGATCCCCCCGAAGGTCTGTTGGACCTGTCGTGA
- the lepB gene encoding signal peptidase I gives MTAPVSGESGPSETSTQTTADAPETEPAAEASSAASSKDEDSGSGMLKEVGVLLLIALVLYCITQNFIARPYLIPSESMEPTLHGCRGCTGDRIMVDKVVFRFIDPEPGDVVVFKGPPEWNGNYRSIRSDNTAVRYLQNALSFIGVVPPDENDLVKRVIATGGQTVQCRWDTGLTVDGKKLNEPYLDPETIGPGSDIDPTNACWSFQFGPVKVPEGKLWMMGDNRTHSGDSRAHCQSLERDAGPAMDERQRVYCTGDPNIGTVPLDNVIGKARFIAWPPGRWGGVASVNPQT, from the coding sequence GTGACAGCACCGGTGTCCGGGGAATCAGGGCCGTCTGAAACGTCCACGCAGACTACTGCCGACGCTCCCGAAACCGAACCAGCCGCTGAGGCATCATCCGCAGCATCGTCGAAAGACGAAGACAGCGGCTCCGGCATGCTCAAAGAGGTCGGCGTCCTCCTGCTGATCGCTCTGGTCCTGTACTGCATCACACAGAATTTCATCGCCCGGCCGTATCTCATTCCGTCGGAGTCGATGGAGCCGACCTTGCACGGCTGCCGTGGTTGCACCGGTGACCGGATCATGGTCGACAAGGTGGTGTTCCGGTTCATCGATCCGGAGCCCGGCGACGTTGTGGTGTTCAAAGGCCCCCCGGAGTGGAACGGCAACTACCGATCGATCCGGTCGGACAACACCGCCGTCCGATACCTGCAGAACGCTCTGTCGTTCATCGGCGTGGTGCCACCGGACGAGAACGATCTGGTGAAACGTGTCATCGCCACTGGCGGGCAGACAGTGCAATGCCGCTGGGATACGGGCCTGACGGTCGACGGCAAGAAGCTCAACGAGCCGTATCTGGATCCGGAAACCATCGGTCCCGGTAGCGACATCGACCCCACCAACGCCTGCTGGAGTTTCCAGTTCGGGCCCGTCAAGGTGCCGGAAGGCAAGCTGTGGATGATGGGGGACAACCGGACGCACAGCGGCGACTCGCGCGCACACTGCCAGAGCCTCGAACGTGATGCTGGGCCCGCGATGGATGAGCGTCAGCGCGTCTATTGCACGGGCGACCCGAACATCGGCACTGTGCCGTTGGACAACGTCATCGGCAAGGCGCGTTTCATCGCATGGCCGCCCGGACGGTGGGGCGGCGTCGCATCGGTGAACCCTCAGACCTAG
- a CDS encoding DUF2469 domain-containing protein — MSAEDLEKYETEMELSLYREYKDIVGQFSYVVETERRFYLANSVEVIPRNTDSEVYFELRLSDAWVWDLFRPARFVKHVRVITFKDVNIEEVDKPELRLPE, encoded by the coding sequence ATGAGCGCTGAAGACCTCGAAAAGTATGAAACCGAGATGGAACTCTCGCTGTATCGCGAGTACAAGGACATCGTCGGGCAGTTCAGCTACGTGGTGGAGACCGAGCGTCGGTTTTACCTGGCCAATAGCGTCGAGGTGATTCCACGGAACACCGACTCCGAGGTGTACTTCGAGCTGCGCCTTTCTGACGCGTGGGTGTGGGACCTTTTCAGGCCGGCGCGCTTCGTCAAACACGTGCGCGTGATCACCTTCAAGGACGTCAACATCGAAGAGGTCGACAAGCCAGAACTGCGCCTACCGGAGTAG
- a CDS encoding YoaK family protein, producing MNRKSSGSMTLDNRSQDDVEMDDRKGDAVVSKTADAVITREAAIGSEARLSWLLSGLAGMVGAVAFLHSAGYFVTFMTGNTERAVLTWFKVTDKQQVAGAGPIAAISMIGAFLFGVIVASFCRRKFWKNHPHGATVLTTVGLLAAAAVDFYQDRSFTANIDVHFTPILLLAFSIGALNTSFVKKGETAIPLSYVTGTVVKLGQGIERHLFGKGSVFEWLGYAMLYLSFILGAATGGVIASVYSGSKVILTVGLICGATTLVTFFHSDRKTILG from the coding sequence ATGAACCGGAAGAGCAGCGGGTCCATGACTTTAGATAACAGATCTCAGGATGACGTGGAAATGGACGATCGCAAGGGCGATGCCGTGGTGTCTAAGACCGCCGATGCCGTCATAACTCGTGAGGCCGCAATCGGCAGCGAGGCTAGGCTTTCGTGGCTGCTTTCGGGACTTGCGGGCATGGTCGGCGCGGTCGCCTTCCTGCACAGCGCAGGCTACTTCGTGACATTCATGACCGGAAACACCGAACGTGCGGTGCTGACGTGGTTCAAGGTCACCGACAAACAGCAGGTGGCGGGTGCGGGTCCGATTGCCGCTATCTCGATGATCGGGGCCTTCCTGTTCGGGGTGATCGTCGCCTCCTTCTGCCGGAGAAAATTTTGGAAGAATCATCCGCACGGTGCGACGGTGCTGACCACGGTGGGTCTCCTCGCGGCTGCCGCGGTCGACTTCTATCAGGACCGGAGTTTCACGGCGAACATTGACGTGCATTTCACGCCGATTTTGTTGTTGGCCTTCTCGATTGGAGCGCTCAACACGTCGTTTGTGAAGAAGGGTGAAACCGCCATTCCCTTGAGCTACGTCACGGGAACCGTGGTCAAGTTGGGGCAAGGAATCGAACGCCATCTCTTTGGCAAGGGTTCGGTCTTTGAATGGCTTGGGTACGCGATGCTCTACCTGTCGTTCATCCTCGGTGCTGCCACGGGCGGAGTCATTGCCTCGGTCTACAGCGGATCCAAGGTGATACTCACCGTCGGATTAATATGTGGTGCAACGACACTCGTCACATTTTTCCACTCGGATCGCAAGACCATTCTCGGTTGA
- a CDS encoding LysR family transcriptional regulator, giving the protein MELRQLEYFLAVAEHSNFTRAAEALHVAQPWVSAQVRRLERELGHELFDRSSRALKLTEFGKMLFPLAETALQIVGKIRLTASAMAGVLCGHLAIGTLDHPLPLLADALAAFHQAHPAVSITLTEARSDQLTAAVLERKLDVAVVRQGSSTPPLLREQPLAQQNIVAIVHRDDPLASHASISLEDLRNRALISHPQGSGIRAILDQACLAQGFVPDIAFETNSIDMMNHLATRDLGVAVTPEFPADRLDRVRQIDLSDEVMRGRLTLVWREKGATPEAEAFAAYMSELCSAQTNLVGVP; this is encoded by the coding sequence ATGGAACTGAGGCAGCTTGAGTACTTTCTCGCGGTCGCCGAACACTCGAATTTCACCCGCGCCGCGGAGGCTTTGCATGTCGCTCAGCCTTGGGTAAGTGCTCAGGTCCGGAGACTGGAGCGGGAGCTCGGTCACGAGCTTTTCGACCGTTCGAGCAGAGCACTCAAGCTGACCGAGTTTGGCAAGATGTTGTTCCCGCTCGCCGAAACGGCACTTCAGATCGTGGGCAAGATACGGTTGACCGCAAGCGCCATGGCGGGCGTCCTGTGTGGGCATCTGGCTATTGGAACGCTCGATCATCCGCTGCCGTTACTCGCCGATGCCTTGGCCGCGTTCCACCAAGCGCATCCCGCAGTGTCGATCACACTGACCGAAGCGCGATCGGATCAACTCACGGCGGCGGTGCTAGAACGCAAACTCGACGTCGCCGTGGTCAGGCAGGGCTCGTCAACGCCCCCGCTGTTACGCGAGCAGCCTCTCGCCCAACAGAACATCGTGGCCATCGTCCATCGCGACGACCCCTTGGCATCGCATGCGTCGATCAGTCTTGAGGATCTGCGCAACCGTGCGCTCATCAGTCATCCGCAGGGGTCCGGGATTCGGGCAATCCTTGATCAGGCTTGCCTGGCACAAGGATTCGTTCCTGACATCGCCTTCGAGACGAACTCAATCGACATGATGAATCACCTCGCTACCCGGGATCTGGGCGTTGCCGTAACGCCGGAGTTTCCTGCTGATCGTCTGGACCGAGTTCGCCAGATCGACCTGTCCGATGAGGTGATGCGTGGGCGCCTCACGCTGGTGTGGAGAGAAAAAGGCGCCACGCCGGAAGCTGAGGCCTTCGCCGCATATATGAGCGAATTGTGCAGCGCGCAGACCAATCTCGTGGGTGTGCCGTAG
- a CDS encoding ribonuclease HII: MSTSWPPRTVIRKASGLRTLELTLDRVGLGPVAGVDEAGRGACAGPLVIAACVLGPNQRKSLAALNDSKKLSEKMRETLFPLICRYAEAYHVVSVPAEEVDRIGVHVANIEGMRRAVAGLGVKPGYVLTDGFRVPGLPVPSLPVIGGDASAACIAAASVLAKVSRDRVMVAMDSDHPGYGFAVHKGYSTAVHTEALQRLGPSVQHRQSFVNVRNAAQGSSQGG; the protein is encoded by the coding sequence ATGAGTACCAGCTGGCCACCGCGGACGGTGATTCGCAAAGCATCCGGATTGCGGACCCTCGAATTGACCCTGGACAGAGTGGGTTTGGGTCCTGTCGCCGGAGTGGACGAGGCCGGACGTGGAGCCTGTGCGGGACCGTTGGTAATCGCCGCGTGTGTGCTTGGCCCAAACCAACGGAAAAGCCTTGCCGCGCTCAATGACTCCAAGAAGCTCAGCGAGAAGATGCGCGAGACGCTGTTTCCCCTTATCTGCCGGTACGCCGAGGCGTATCACGTGGTGTCGGTGCCAGCCGAAGAAGTGGACCGCATCGGCGTGCACGTGGCCAACATCGAGGGAATGCGGCGCGCGGTGGCCGGTCTGGGCGTCAAGCCGGGATATGTGTTGACGGACGGATTCCGGGTGCCGGGACTGCCGGTGCCCTCCCTGCCGGTCATCGGTGGCGACGCCTCGGCGGCATGTATCGCCGCGGCCAGTGTGCTGGCGAAGGTCAGCCGGGATCGAGTGATGGTGGCCATGGATTCCGATCATCCGGGGTACGGATTCGCGGTGCACAAGGGCTACAGCACGGCCGTCCATACCGAGGCGCTGCAGCGTCTGGGGCCGTCAGTTCAGCATCGACAGTCGTTCGTGAACGTGCGCAATGCGGCGCAGGGAAGTTCACAGGGGGGATAA
- a CDS encoding RNA-binding protein — MSSVVVDAVEHLVRGIVDNPDDVRVDLVTNRRGRTVEVHVHPDDLGKVIGRGGRTATALRTLVAGVGGRGIRVDVVDTDR; from the coding sequence ATGAGTTCTGTGGTGGTCGACGCCGTCGAGCATCTGGTACGAGGAATCGTCGATAACCCCGACGATGTCCGCGTTGACCTAGTGACGAATCGTCGCGGCCGCACCGTAGAGGTTCACGTCCACCCCGACGATCTCGGAAAGGTGATCGGTCGGGGCGGGCGTACCGCCACCGCGCTGCGCACCCTGGTCGCGGGTGTGGGTGGCCGCGGCATCCGGGTCGACGTGGTGGACACCGACCGGTAG
- a CDS encoding YifB family Mg chelatase-like AAA ATPase, which produces MALGRAYSVAVKAVTGQTVEIEADISAGLPGVHLVGLPDAALQESRDRVRAAITNCGFTWPSSRLTLALSPATLPKMGSVYDLALATAVLSAGNAIPPTRLEKSLLLGELALDGRVRPIRGVLPAVLAAKRDGWPTVVVPEANLGEAGLVDGIEVLGARTLRQLTGWLCADGELEPVRPLDVPCKSDMPDMADVVGHADARFAVEVAAAGAHHLMLTGPPGIGKTMLAQRLPGLLPLLTDSEALEVTAIHSVAGLLTTQQPLITQPPFVAPHHTSSVAALVGGGSGIAKPGAVSRAHRGVLFLDECAELSTPALEALRTPLEDGEIRLARRDGVVVYPARFQLVLAANPCPCAPANPRDCTCPAPVRRRYLGKLSGPLLDRVDLRVKMHPVSQSALGEAAEGTVLVRERVLLARERAAQRWSAYGFRVNADAPGPLLRKEFRPSRTVMEPLRNAMERGLISVRALDRCLRVAWTLADLGGRDFPGTEDVKLALTFRDKR; this is translated from the coding sequence ATGGCCCTAGGGAGAGCTTATTCCGTTGCGGTCAAGGCGGTAACCGGCCAAACGGTCGAAATCGAGGCCGATATCAGTGCTGGGCTCCCCGGTGTGCACCTGGTCGGGCTGCCCGATGCCGCACTGCAGGAATCTCGTGACCGTGTGCGCGCGGCGATCACCAACTGCGGGTTCACCTGGCCGTCGTCGCGTCTGACCTTGGCGCTGTCACCTGCGACATTGCCGAAGATGGGATCGGTGTATGACCTGGCGCTGGCAACCGCCGTGCTGTCGGCCGGTAACGCGATCCCGCCGACGAGGCTGGAAAAGAGCCTGCTACTAGGGGAGTTGGCGCTCGACGGGCGCGTGCGCCCGATCCGCGGAGTGCTCCCCGCAGTGCTGGCGGCCAAACGCGACGGGTGGCCAACCGTGGTGGTACCCGAGGCGAATCTAGGGGAGGCGGGTTTGGTCGACGGTATCGAGGTGCTGGGTGCTCGGACCTTGCGGCAACTGACGGGCTGGCTGTGTGCTGATGGCGAGCTGGAGCCGGTGCGGCCGTTGGACGTGCCATGCAAGAGCGATATGCCGGACATGGCGGACGTTGTTGGACATGCCGATGCGCGATTCGCGGTCGAGGTGGCGGCGGCGGGCGCTCACCACCTCATGCTGACCGGTCCGCCAGGCATCGGCAAAACAATGCTGGCGCAACGATTACCGGGGCTGCTGCCACTGCTGACCGATAGCGAGGCACTTGAGGTCACGGCTATCCATTCGGTGGCGGGTCTGTTGACGACGCAGCAGCCGTTGATCACCCAGCCACCGTTCGTGGCGCCACATCACACGTCGAGCGTCGCGGCTCTCGTCGGCGGCGGCTCCGGTATCGCCAAGCCTGGCGCGGTAAGTCGAGCTCACCGTGGCGTGTTGTTTCTCGACGAATGCGCCGAACTCTCGACGCCCGCACTGGAGGCACTGCGTACGCCGTTGGAGGATGGGGAGATTCGGTTGGCGCGCCGTGACGGCGTCGTCGTGTACCCGGCCAGATTCCAGTTGGTACTGGCGGCCAATCCGTGCCCGTGCGCGCCGGCGAACCCGCGAGACTGCACGTGTCCGGCTCCGGTACGTCGTCGCTACCTGGGCAAGTTGTCCGGTCCGCTTCTCGATCGGGTGGATCTTCGGGTAAAGATGCACCCGGTCAGCCAAAGCGCGCTCGGCGAGGCTGCCGAGGGCACGGTGCTTGTGCGCGAGCGTGTCCTCTTGGCGCGTGAGCGGGCGGCGCAGCGATGGTCGGCTTATGGATTCCGTGTCAATGCTGATGCCCCCGGTCCGCTGTTGCGTAAGGAGTTTCGACCGTCGAGGACGGTTATGGAGCCGCTGCGTAACGCCATGGAACGCGGGCTCATCAGTGTTCGTGCTTTGGACCGATGCCTACGTGTCGCGTGGACTCTCGCCGACCTCGGCGGGCGTGACTTCCCGGGCACCGAGGATGTCAAGCTCGCATTGACGTTTCGCGATAAACGATGA
- the rplS gene encoding 50S ribosomal protein L19 has protein sequence MNTLDFVDQASLRQDVPDFRPGDTVNVHVKVIEGSKERIQVFKGAVLRRSGGGVSATFTVRKESYGVGVERTFPVHSPNIDHIEIVTRGAVRRAKLYYLRELRGKKAKIKEKR, from the coding sequence ATGAACACGCTGGACTTTGTCGACCAGGCGTCGCTGCGCCAGGATGTGCCCGACTTCCGCCCCGGTGACACCGTCAACGTGCACGTCAAGGTGATCGAGGGCTCCAAGGAGCGCATCCAGGTCTTCAAGGGTGCCGTGCTGCGTCGCTCCGGTGGTGGCGTGAGTGCCACCTTCACGGTCCGCAAGGAAAGCTACGGCGTCGGCGTCGAGCGCACCTTCCCGGTGCACTCGCCGAACATCGACCACATCGAGATCGTCACCCGTGGTGCGGTCCGTCGCGCGAAGCTGTACTACCTGCGTGAGCTGCGCGGCAAGAAGGCCAAGATCAAGGAGAAGCGCTGA
- a CDS encoding TetR/AcrR family transcriptional regulator — translation MDETDNRTGAGTPEGRRPRSLTRAEILDTAIALVDRDGLDQLTMRRLGSACGVEAMALYRHVHGRQDLLGGIVDHLVEKLYDDQLAARRQEDGWQDYLVRLAHGVRAIAIDHPHLFPTLATRPPEAPWVRPPLRSMKWMETFLDTLISYGFDDRGAVTAYRAYTTFLLGQLLLEVSARGVSLSPVEDELPEKTLRSLSNYPNLQRMQQQLSEDHSVTEFEEALESLLDRLEGNAPR, via the coding sequence GTGGACGAGACGGACAACCGAACAGGTGCAGGCACCCCGGAGGGGCGCCGCCCACGATCGCTGACCCGTGCGGAAATCCTCGATACCGCGATCGCGCTGGTGGACCGCGATGGGTTGGATCAGCTGACGATGCGGCGGCTCGGTTCTGCCTGCGGTGTCGAAGCGATGGCCCTCTACCGCCACGTCCATGGCCGCCAAGACCTACTCGGCGGCATTGTGGACCACCTGGTCGAAAAGCTGTACGACGATCAACTCGCTGCCCGACGGCAGGAAGACGGTTGGCAGGACTATCTCGTTCGGCTCGCGCATGGGGTGCGGGCGATTGCCATCGATCACCCGCACCTGTTTCCGACGTTGGCGACCCGGCCACCGGAGGCCCCATGGGTTCGGCCGCCGCTGCGGAGCATGAAGTGGATGGAGACCTTCCTGGACACACTGATCTCCTACGGCTTCGACGACCGGGGAGCAGTGACCGCCTATCGCGCGTACACCACCTTCCTGCTGGGCCAGCTGCTCCTGGAGGTTTCAGCACGCGGCGTCTCGCTGAGTCCGGTGGAAGACGAGCTGCCCGAGAAGACGCTGCGGAGCCTTTCGAACTACCCGAATCTGCAGCGGATGCAGCAACAGCTCAGTGAAGACCACAGCGTGACAGAGTTCGAAGAGGCGCTCGAATCGCTACTTGATCGGCTCGAGGGCAACGCGCCGCGCTAG
- a CDS encoding GlsB/YeaQ/YmgE family stress response membrane protein, whose translation MISPLAADVAAAHLGFGIGWIAWIVIGGLAGWVASKIMGTDAQQGLLLNIVVGIVGGLLGGFLLSLLNVGTYGFGWILTFVTALAGACILLFLVRLVSGRR comes from the coding sequence ATGATTTCACCTCTGGCCGCTGATGTTGCGGCAGCTCACCTCGGCTTTGGCATCGGCTGGATCGCATGGATCGTGATCGGCGGCCTCGCCGGATGGGTGGCCAGCAAGATCATGGGCACCGACGCCCAGCAAGGGCTCCTGCTCAACATCGTGGTGGGGATCGTGGGCGGGCTGCTGGGCGGATTCTTGCTGAGTCTGCTCAACGTCGGCACCTACGGCTTCGGCTGGATTCTGACATTCGTCACTGCACTCGCGGGCGCCTGCATTCTCTTGTTCCTCGTGCGCCTCGTCAGCGGCAGGCGATGA
- the trmD gene encoding tRNA (guanosine(37)-N1)-methyltransferase TrmD, whose amino-acid sequence MKIDVVTIFPDYLQPVRQSLPGKAIEAGLVDVAVHDLRRWTHDVHKSVDDSPYGGGPGMVMKPTVWGEALDEICTPETLLVVPTPAGYPFTQESAHQWSTEDHLVIACGRYEGIDQRVADDAATRMRVREVSIGDYVLNGGEVAALVIIEAVLRLIPGVLGNALSAQEDSHSDGLLEGPSYTRPPSWRGIDVPPVLLSGDHAKIAAWRAEQSRQRTAQRRPDLLGFDTSTGEHGGDGLS is encoded by the coding sequence ATGAAAATAGACGTCGTCACGATCTTCCCGGACTATCTGCAGCCGGTGCGGCAGTCTCTGCCGGGCAAGGCAATCGAGGCCGGGCTTGTCGATGTCGCGGTGCACGATCTGCGGCGCTGGACGCACGACGTCCACAAGTCCGTCGACGATTCACCCTACGGCGGTGGTCCCGGCATGGTGATGAAGCCGACGGTCTGGGGTGAAGCCCTGGACGAGATCTGCACGCCGGAAACGCTTTTGGTGGTACCAACGCCCGCCGGATACCCCTTCACGCAGGAGAGTGCCCATCAATGGTCCACTGAAGACCATCTGGTGATCGCGTGTGGACGCTACGAGGGAATCGATCAGCGAGTCGCCGATGACGCTGCGACCCGGATGCGGGTGCGCGAGGTGTCGATCGGCGATTATGTGCTCAATGGCGGCGAGGTCGCCGCGCTGGTGATCATCGAGGCGGTACTGCGGCTGATTCCCGGGGTGCTGGGCAATGCGCTTTCCGCGCAAGAAGACTCACACTCCGACGGGCTCTTGGAGGGGCCGTCCTACACCAGACCGCCGAGTTGGCGGGGGATCGATGTACCCCCGGTGTTGCTCTCAGGTGATCACGCCAAGATTGCGGCCTGGCGGGCCGAGCAGTCGCGTCAGCGGACGGCGCAGCGTCGCCCGGATCTACTCGGCTTCGATACGTCCACCGGGGAACATGGTGGAGACGGCCTGAGTTAG
- a CDS encoding carbonic anhydrase: MRSDPKSAWTALKEGNERFVGGFPQHPSQSIARRTELANGQSPDVLLFGCSDSRVAAEIIFDQGLGDMFIVRTAGQVIDSAVLGSIEYAVAVLGVPLIAILGHDSCGAVGATVAALDTGEVPGGYIRDLVVRVMPSILGGRKDGLSRIDEFEARHVEETGIKLLQRSQVVADAVKANKLAIVYLTYKLADGRIVLHGHVGDIDKS, translated from the coding sequence ATGAGATCTGATCCGAAGTCCGCGTGGACGGCGCTCAAAGAGGGCAATGAGCGTTTTGTGGGTGGTTTTCCGCAGCATCCGAGTCAGAGCATCGCGCGTCGTACTGAGCTGGCAAATGGTCAGAGCCCTGATGTGCTGTTGTTCGGGTGTTCGGATAGCCGGGTGGCTGCGGAGATCATTTTCGATCAGGGCCTGGGCGATATGTTCATCGTGCGTACCGCCGGTCAGGTGATCGACTCCGCCGTCCTGGGCTCCATCGAGTACGCGGTGGCGGTACTGGGTGTGCCGCTGATCGCGATCCTGGGTCACGACTCCTGCGGCGCGGTAGGGGCCACGGTGGCCGCCCTGGACACCGGCGAGGTACCCGGCGGGTACATCCGGGACTTGGTGGTGCGGGTGATGCCCTCGATCCTGGGTGGCCGCAAGGATGGGCTGTCGCGCATCGATGAGTTCGAGGCCCGCCACGTCGAAGAGACCGGCATCAAACTGCTGCAGCGCTCTCAGGTGGTCGCCGATGCGGTCAAGGCCAACAAGCTCGCCATCGTGTACCTGACCTACAAACTCGCCGACGGACGCATCGTCCTGCACGGCCACGTCGGCGACATCGACAAGTCCTGA
- the dprA gene encoding DNA-processing protein DprA, with amino-acid sequence MSDVSPDWAYLSRVAEAPCAELAAMVSVFGVQETAERVRRLAVPDRVRTIVQSRHDIDSSRQDLETLARLGGRLVTPDDPEWPGWQFQDFATLDTKRMPNGRAPLALWVLGEHSLSEVTSRAAALVGTRACTGYGEHVAAELASGLAAHEMAVVSGGAFGIDGAAHRAALACEGITVAVLAGGVDVPYPSAHSGLLYRIARHGLVVSEYPPGVRPARYRFLTRNRLVAALSGATVVVEAGVRSGAANTAAWARGLGKPVGAVPGPITSAASAGTHIEIAERGARLVVCAQDVIELAGRLGEFAADPERPASIVDGLGEDEKRVYEALPGRGSASIQQLIAESGLTSGQVQGALAILELEELVVDADGGWKIRRRGRAR; translated from the coding sequence ATGAGCGATGTGTCGCCCGATTGGGCCTACCTATCCCGGGTGGCTGAGGCGCCCTGCGCGGAACTCGCGGCCATGGTGTCGGTGTTCGGCGTGCAGGAGACGGCAGAGCGCGTCCGGCGCTTGGCGGTACCGGACAGGGTGCGCACCATCGTGCAGTCCCGCCACGACATCGACAGCAGTCGCCAGGATCTGGAGACCCTGGCCCGCCTTGGTGGGCGCTTGGTGACACCCGATGATCCGGAATGGCCAGGGTGGCAGTTCCAGGATTTCGCAACGCTCGATACGAAACGCATGCCCAACGGACGAGCGCCGCTGGCACTCTGGGTACTTGGTGAGCACTCCCTATCAGAGGTCACGTCACGGGCTGCAGCACTCGTCGGTACGCGCGCCTGCACCGGATATGGCGAGCACGTAGCGGCCGAACTCGCATCGGGTTTGGCGGCCCATGAGATGGCGGTGGTATCGGGCGGTGCGTTCGGCATTGATGGTGCTGCGCATCGGGCGGCACTGGCCTGCGAGGGCATCACAGTCGCGGTGCTGGCAGGCGGTGTAGACGTGCCGTACCCGTCCGCTCACTCCGGGCTGCTCTACCGAATCGCTCGACACGGATTGGTGGTCAGCGAGTATCCGCCGGGAGTGCGGCCTGCGCGATATCGATTTCTCACCCGAAATCGATTGGTGGCAGCACTTTCCGGTGCCACAGTGGTGGTCGAGGCGGGGGTGCGCAGCGGTGCCGCCAATACCGCGGCATGGGCGCGCGGGCTTGGAAAGCCCGTCGGCGCGGTGCCCGGGCCGATCACATCGGCGGCATCGGCGGGTACCCATATCGAGATTGCCGAGCGCGGTGCGCGGCTCGTTGTCTGCGCACAAGATGTGATCGAGTTGGCAGGCAGATTGGGCGAATTCGCGGCCGATCCAGAACGCCCCGCCAGCATTGTCGACGGGCTCGGCGAGGACGAGAAGCGGGTCTACGAAGCATTGCCCGGACGGGGCAGCGCCTCGATTCAACAGCTGATTGCCGAGTCGGGACTGACCAGCGGCCAGGTGCAGGGCGCACTGGCGATCCTCGAACTTGAGGAATTGGTGGTGGACGCGGACGGTGGCTGGAAGATTAGACGCCGCGGCCGAGCCCGATGA
- a CDS encoding CsbD family protein, whose translation MSDDNKDSGLEAGIKGVVEDVKGKAKEAFGKLTDDESLEREGQAQQDKAEAQREVATKEAEAEKARAEAAVHQAREDAEK comes from the coding sequence ATGAGCGATGACAACAAGGACAGCGGTCTCGAGGCCGGGATCAAGGGCGTCGTCGAAGACGTCAAGGGCAAGGCCAAGGAAGCCTTCGGCAAGCTGACCGATGACGAGTCGCTGGAGCGCGAAGGTCAGGCGCAGCAGGACAAGGCCGAAGCCCAGCGTGAGGTAGCCACCAAGGAAGCCGAGGCCGAGAAGGCCCGCGCCGAGGCTGCGGTGCATCAGGCACGCGAAGACGCCGAGAAGTAG